The Thalassotalea nanhaiensis genome has a window encoding:
- a CDS encoding porin, translated as MNLVKTTMALTIAATFAAPAMASDEINFYGKANVGLQYSDEGGESQTEVKSNASRLGVTGDLKVNDSLSVVYKAEVQLEMADDSDDKDNIKGRNQYIGLKGNFGTVLLGRNDTMLKQSQGKIDLFSDYEGDIKNLWAGENRMGESVTYVSPKFGDFYAGVTYVAEGDDDQGGEAGISTAVFYGDAGLKKSNWFASVALDSEVDGEDAMRLNVATKLGAFKLGFIAHSQEVVATGDETTGFLVSAAYKLNKDFTLKGQVQTSEEDFGDEAEKTAFTAGVDYALAKNAKVFAFYTAFDLDEGVTGDEDESYLSTGIEYKF; from the coding sequence ATGAACTTAGTTAAAACTACAATGGCTTTAACAATAGCCGCTACATTCGCAGCACCAGCAATGGCGTCTGACGAAATTAATTTTTATGGTAAAGCGAACGTTGGTTTGCAGTATTCAGACGAAGGTGGTGAATCTCAAACAGAAGTTAAATCAAACGCTTCTCGTTTAGGTGTAACTGGCGATCTTAAAGTTAACGACTCATTATCAGTTGTTTATAAAGCCGAAGTTCAACTTGAAATGGCAGACGATTCTGATGATAAAGATAACATCAAAGGTCGTAACCAGTACATTGGCTTAAAAGGCAATTTTGGTACTGTTTTACTCGGTCGTAACGACACTATGTTAAAGCAATCACAGGGTAAAATTGATTTATTCAGTGATTACGAAGGCGATATTAAAAACCTTTGGGCAGGTGAAAACCGTATGGGTGAGTCAGTAACGTATGTTTCTCCAAAGTTTGGTGATTTCTATGCAGGTGTTACTTATGTAGCTGAAGGTGATGATGACCAAGGCGGTGAAGCGGGTATTTCTACTGCAGTATTTTACGGTGACGCAGGACTGAAAAAGTCAAACTGGTTTGCTTCTGTGGCATTAGACAGTGAAGTAGACGGTGAAGATGCAATGCGTTTAAATGTTGCAACCAAATTGGGTGCATTCAAGCTTGGTTTTATTGCTCACTCTCAAGAAGTTGTGGCAACCGGTGATGAAACTACTGGCTTCTTAGTATCAGCAGCGTATAAGCTAAACAAAGACTTTACGTTAAAAGGTCAAGTACAAACATCAGAAGAAGATTTTGGTGATGAAGCAGAAAAAACAGCATTTACTGCTGGTGTTGATTACGCCCTAGCTAAAAATGCAAAAGTTTTTGCATTTTACACCGCATTTGATTTAGATGAAGGTGTAACTGGTGATGAAGACGAAAGTTATTTATCAACAGGTATTGAATATAAATTCTAA
- a CDS encoding PstS family phosphate ABC transporter substrate-binding protein: MKLKSILTGVSIAVATFTSQNALAVDSDLPEYTKTSGVSGNLSSVGSDTLANMMTFWAEEFKRTYPSVNIQIQAAGSSTAPPALTESTSGLGPMSRKMKSKEIQSFEKKFGYKPTPVRVAIDALAVFVHKDNPIKGLSIQQVDAIFSSNRKCRGEIDVDRWGALGLTGDWTGKDIQLYGRNSVSGTYGYFKEKALCKGDFKNTVNEQPGSASVVQSVSASLNGIGYSGIGYKTSGVHALPLSKKGNKYVEANMANAISGDYPLSRYLYVYVNKHPNKPLAPKEAEFLKMVLSKSGQKIVEKDGYIPLPSSVVNKELKKLGLSF; this comes from the coding sequence ATGAAACTTAAAAGCATATTAACTGGTGTAAGTATTGCGGTAGCAACATTTACAAGCCAAAACGCTTTAGCAGTAGACAGTGACTTACCAGAATATACAAAAACAAGTGGTGTATCAGGTAACTTGTCTTCAGTAGGCTCTGACACTTTAGCAAACATGATGACGTTCTGGGCTGAAGAATTTAAACGCACTTACCCAAGTGTAAATATTCAAATTCAAGCGGCAGGCTCTTCAACAGCGCCACCGGCATTAACCGAGTCTACATCAGGTTTAGGACCAATGAGTCGTAAAATGAAATCGAAAGAAATCCAATCTTTCGAGAAAAAGTTTGGTTACAAGCCTACTCCAGTGCGTGTTGCTATTGATGCCTTAGCGGTATTTGTTCACAAAGATAACCCAATAAAAGGACTAAGCATTCAACAAGTTGATGCAATTTTCTCTAGTAACAGAAAATGCCGAGGCGAAATTGATGTTGATCGTTGGGGCGCTTTAGGTTTAACCGGTGATTGGACAGGTAAAGATATACAATTATATGGACGCAACTCCGTATCTGGCACTTACGGTTACTTCAAAGAAAAAGCGCTTTGTAAAGGTGACTTTAAAAATACAGTAAATGAGCAGCCGGGTTCAGCATCTGTTGTACAATCAGTTTCTGCATCATTAAACGGTATTGGTTACTCTGGCATTGGCTACAAAACCTCAGGTGTTCATGCACTACCATTAAGTAAGAAGGGAAATAAATACGTAGAAGCAAATATGGCTAATGCGATTTCAGGCGATTACCCTCTTTCTCGTTACTTATACGTGTATGTTAATAAACACCCAAACAAACCATTAGCGCCAAAAGAAGCTGAATTCTTAAAAATGGTGTTATCAAAGTCTGGTCAAAAGATTGTTGAAAAAGATGGTTACATTCCACTACCTTCATCAGTGGTAAACAAAGAACTTAAAAAATTAGGTCTTAGTTTCTAA